The Pontibacter pudoricolor genome contains a region encoding:
- a CDS encoding dihydrofolate reductase family protein: MRGGQLNTLLLNAGLIDEIILTYLPVVFGKGMPLFAPAASESMVRATETKNDKNGFVQLNLLLRCELQRPIKAKTTRLTYRVVFGWQRTRCYRRKLTYR, encoded by the coding sequence ATTAGAGGCGGCCAGCTTAACACGCTGCTTCTTAATGCCGGACTGATTGATGAGATCATACTTACTTATTTACCTGTTGTGTTTGGTAAAGGCATGCCACTATTTGCACCGGCCGCCAGCGAAAGTATGGTGCGGGCAACGGAAACCAAAAACGATAAAAATGGATTTGTGCAGTTAAACCTGCTACTTCGGTGTGAACTACAGAGACCTATTAAAGCCAAAACCACTCGGTTAACTTACAGGGTGGTTTTTGGTTGGCAGCGTACTCGTTGCTACCGTAGAAAATTAACATACAGGTAA
- a CDS encoding DEAD/DEAH box helicase gives MKFEDYRISDEIKRSLSKLGFRKPTDIQFKAIPPIMKGEDVLAIAQTGTGKTAAFAIPVLDRLQYSKNRRRDDGIKCVVMVPTRELALQITEVFNEIGQGTRVNTFCVFGGVEQGPQIAKLEEGIDILVATPGRLFDLVSQGYIKLHRVEVLVLDEADHMLDLGFIHDIRQLIAKLPRQRQTLFFSATINEKIKELAYSLVNKPVRIQISPKDPVAKNVDHSVMYVDMDDKRFFLERVVNEHPDKKILAFVRTKVRAERVVAAMDRVGIKAISIHGGKEQKDRTEVMRQFKKGEVKLLIATDVSARGIDIPSVDYVVNYDLPEQPENYVHRVGRTGRGTEKGIAVSFCAPEEKPILDEIQEYLTKDIKVLSIDREDYEATIDFSPAATYDWKSLIKEAEETEGKIKAAKAKKAKAKAKKKK, from the coding sequence ATGAAGTTTGAAGATTACCGCATTTCCGACGAGATAAAGAGAAGCCTGAGCAAGCTGGGTTTCAGAAAGCCAACCGACATCCAGTTCAAAGCCATTCCACCCATTATGAAAGGGGAGGATGTGCTGGCCATTGCTCAGACCGGTACCGGTAAAACGGCTGCATTTGCTATTCCGGTTCTCGACAGGCTGCAATACAGCAAGAACCGCCGCCGCGACGATGGAATTAAATGCGTTGTGATGGTGCCTACCCGCGAACTGGCCCTACAGATAACCGAAGTGTTTAACGAAATTGGCCAGGGCACCCGTGTAAATACATTCTGTGTGTTTGGTGGTGTGGAGCAGGGACCGCAGATCGCGAAGCTGGAAGAAGGAATTGATATACTGGTTGCTACACCGGGCCGTTTATTTGACCTTGTAAGCCAGGGGTATATTAAGCTGCACCGCGTAGAAGTGCTGGTGCTGGATGAAGCCGACCACATGCTGGACCTTGGGTTTATACACGATATTCGCCAGCTAATTGCAAAGTTGCCCCGCCAGCGCCAGACGCTGTTCTTCTCAGCTACCATCAACGAAAAGATAAAAGAACTGGCCTACTCGCTGGTTAACAAGCCCGTTCGTATCCAGATATCGCCAAAAGACCCGGTAGCCAAAAACGTAGACCACTCGGTGATGTACGTGGATATGGATGACAAGCGCTTTTTCCTGGAGCGTGTGGTAAACGAACATCCTGATAAAAAAATACTGGCTTTTGTACGTACCAAAGTGCGTGCCGAGCGTGTAGTTGCCGCCATGGACAGAGTTGGTATAAAAGCCATCAGCATACACGGAGGCAAAGAGCAGAAAGACCGCACCGAAGTAATGCGCCAGTTTAAAAAAGGAGAAGTAAAGCTGCTGATTGCTACCGATGTAAGTGCGCGCGGCATTGACATACCAAGCGTGGACTATGTAGTGAACTATGATCTGCCGGAGCAGCCGGAAAACTATGTACACCGCGTGGGCCGTACGGGCCGCGGCACCGAAAAAGGAATTGCCGTGAGTTTCTGCGCGCCCGAGGAAAAGCCTATTCTGGATGAGATACAGGAGTACCTGACCAAAGACATAAAAGTGCTCTCAATTGATAGAGAAGACTACGAAGCAACTATAGATTTTAGCCCTGCTGCTACCTACGACTGGAAATCGCTGATAAAAGAAGCGGAAGAAACCGAAGGAAAGATAAAAGCTGCCAAAGCTAAAAAGGCAAAGGCCAAAGCAAAGAAAAAGAAGTAA
- a CDS encoding sulfite exporter TauE/SafE family protein: protein MENIFYLCLFAFMAGFIDSVVGGGGLIQLPALLVFLPGVPLPTAFGTGKFAGIAGTTSAMVKYVRSVKINYWAIVPAAGAAFVFSFLGARALSHIDADLLKPLILVLLILVAIYTFIKKDFGSLHAPKLTHKKEKLYGLLIGAAIGFYDGFFGPGTGSFLIFIFIGLFGFNFLAASAAAKVVNVATNLSALGYFMYKGHVLYEVAVPMAICSIIGSQLGTRTALRRGVGFVRVLFLIVVTGIIIKFAYDTYGTGGSDFKKLSTALQEWVIRKS from the coding sequence GTGGAGAATATATTTTACCTGTGCCTGTTTGCGTTTATGGCAGGCTTTATTGATTCGGTGGTAGGTGGAGGTGGCCTGATACAGTTGCCGGCCTTACTGGTGTTTTTGCCGGGCGTGCCCTTGCCAACGGCTTTTGGTACGGGCAAGTTTGCAGGCATAGCGGGCACAACCTCGGCTATGGTAAAGTATGTGCGCAGCGTTAAGATCAATTACTGGGCTATCGTTCCGGCAGCGGGGGCAGCTTTTGTGTTCTCGTTTCTGGGAGCCCGCGCGCTGAGCCACATCGATGCTGACCTGCTTAAACCGCTGATCCTGGTCCTGTTGATTTTAGTGGCGATCTACACGTTCATTAAAAAAGACTTCGGTTCGCTGCACGCGCCAAAACTTACGCACAAAAAGGAGAAACTATACGGACTGCTGATAGGAGCCGCAATAGGCTTTTACGATGGCTTTTTCGGCCCCGGAACAGGCAGTTTCCTCATCTTTATCTTTATCGGGCTGTTCGGGTTTAACTTTTTAGCAGCCTCTGCGGCGGCCAAGGTGGTAAATGTGGCTACCAACCTGTCGGCACTGGGGTACTTTATGTACAAGGGGCATGTGTTGTACGAGGTAGCTGTCCCAATGGCAATTTGCAGTATCATCGGGTCGCAACTGGGCACGCGTACTGCCCTTAGACGTGGCGTTGGCTTTGTGCGGGTGCTGTTCCTTATAGTTGTAACCGGCATCATCATAAAATTTGCTTATGATACCTACGGCACCGGTGGCTCCGACTTTAAAAAGCTGAGCACCGCTCTACAGGAGTGGGTTATCCGGAAAAGCTAA
- a CDS encoding lamin tail domain-containing protein produces the protein MKQTLLAILLLLPFWAHSQLQESFADGNITQSPTWTGDAGSFTVNAQHQLQSNGTAVTGTVLQLVTPSQAIVGTTWEFWVNLKLATSSTNYTDIYLTADNPDLKGANTNGYFVRIGNTTDEVSLYRKDAGKTAIVLINGQDKTVATTNNLVRVRVTRTIEHEWELSIDVTGTGQNYISQGTATDATHKRSSYFGVLVHYTSANNKNFYFDDFKITDTHLPVLDELKTITTQELIVQFNEPLQPEQAQTIANYTLNGTIRPTIAELTEAGTVRLVFGQGFSIGSNTLTIANLQDLYGNTLSNPIARTFNFIPPAVLPNYNELLITEIMADESPAVGLPAQEYIELYNVTTNKVLSLQGIKLSDVTATTTLPNVHLLPGEYAVVVPNTQVASFTQFGKVIGISNFPGLNNSGELLQLRQPNGKLIYAVNYSDAWYKNSAKREGGWSLEMIDFTNPCAGAENWTASVDPRGGTPAQPNSVAESIPDNTPPTIVSASAISAAQVLLKFNERLDSTQAATIANYSISPTIAVTGVQVQGPLFTDVILTLGSPLQEKQLYTLTTTGITDCTGNLGSQPQTITFALPSAPDPGDVVINEVLFNPRPNGVDFVELVNRSDKYIDLKNWQLGNAAGDTISNLKTIATANHVLAPGQYVVLTSNPENIKANYPAANHKGFLQMSSLPSYPDDAGTIVVLQPDKRVADRFSYSSEMHFALLDDVNGVSLERIRLDGETIANNFHSAATTIGATPGYKNSQSRDGAAAQQAFKVEPQVFSPDGDGFEDFTTINYNTSQAGLTVNITVFDAQGREIHKLVRNELLAENGFFRWDGLKQDGSKAAIGYYIFYIELFGMNGEKSVHKEKVVVGGRL, from the coding sequence ATGAAACAAACTTTACTCGCTATACTTCTGCTACTTCCGTTTTGGGCACACAGTCAGCTACAGGAAAGTTTTGCTGACGGCAACATAACCCAAAGCCCAACCTGGACCGGCGATGCAGGCAGTTTTACAGTTAACGCGCAACACCAACTGCAAAGCAACGGCACGGCTGTAACCGGAACTGTACTGCAGCTTGTCACACCGTCGCAGGCTATAGTGGGCACCACCTGGGAGTTCTGGGTAAACCTGAAACTGGCAACCTCCTCTACCAACTACACCGACATTTACCTGACCGCTGACAATCCAGACCTGAAAGGCGCGAACACGAACGGGTACTTTGTGCGCATCGGCAACACCACCGACGAAGTGAGCCTGTACCGCAAAGATGCCGGCAAAACTGCTATAGTACTTATTAACGGGCAGGACAAAACCGTGGCAACTACCAACAACCTGGTGCGCGTGCGTGTAACCCGAACGATTGAGCATGAGTGGGAGCTAAGCATAGACGTAACAGGCACAGGCCAAAATTACATAAGCCAGGGCACAGCTACCGATGCCACGCATAAGCGCTCGTCCTACTTCGGTGTGCTGGTGCACTATACTTCGGCAAACAACAAAAACTTTTACTTCGATGATTTTAAAATTACTGATACGCACTTGCCTGTGTTGGACGAACTTAAAACGATAACCACACAGGAGCTTATAGTACAGTTTAACGAGCCGCTGCAACCGGAGCAGGCCCAAACTATAGCTAACTATACTCTGAACGGAACAATAAGACCAACTATAGCTGAACTCACAGAAGCTGGCACTGTGCGCCTGGTTTTCGGGCAGGGCTTTAGTATCGGCAGCAACACGCTAACTATAGCCAACCTGCAGGACTTATACGGCAACACGCTAAGTAACCCCATTGCCCGCACCTTTAACTTTATACCGCCAGCTGTGCTGCCAAACTACAACGAGCTCTTAATTACTGAAATTATGGCCGATGAAAGTCCGGCGGTTGGCTTGCCTGCACAGGAGTACATTGAGCTTTATAACGTTACAACAAACAAGGTACTTAGCCTGCAGGGCATTAAACTGTCGGATGTCACTGCAACCACAACCTTACCAAATGTGCATCTGCTGCCCGGTGAGTATGCTGTAGTAGTACCCAACACACAGGTGGCCAGTTTTACACAATTCGGTAAAGTTATCGGCATCAGCAATTTTCCGGGCCTGAATAACAGCGGCGAACTATTACAGCTGCGGCAACCTAACGGCAAACTTATTTATGCGGTTAACTATAGCGATGCCTGGTATAAGAACAGTGCCAAACGCGAAGGTGGCTGGAGCCTGGAGATGATAGACTTTACCAATCCCTGTGCCGGTGCTGAGAACTGGACAGCATCTGTCGACCCGCGCGGCGGTACACCGGCACAACCGAACTCTGTTGCAGAATCTATACCTGATAACACACCCCCAACTATAGTGAGCGCTTCCGCTATTTCAGCAGCGCAGGTTCTGCTTAAATTTAACGAACGCCTTGATAGCACACAGGCTGCAACTATAGCCAACTATAGCATTAGCCCAACTATAGCTGTAACCGGTGTGCAGGTGCAGGGCCCGCTGTTTACAGATGTTATACTTACGCTCGGCAGCCCTCTACAGGAAAAACAATTGTATACTTTAACTACTACTGGCATCACCGACTGTACCGGCAACCTGGGCAGTCAGCCGCAAACTATAACATTCGCACTTCCTTCGGCCCCCGATCCCGGCGATGTGGTCATTAACGAAGTCCTGTTTAACCCGAGGCCCAATGGGGTAGACTTTGTAGAACTGGTAAACCGCAGCGACAAATACATCGACCTGAAAAACTGGCAACTTGGCAATGCCGCCGGCGATACGATCAGCAACCTTAAAACTATAGCTACAGCCAACCATGTGCTGGCGCCCGGCCAGTACGTAGTGCTTACCTCCAACCCCGAAAACATCAAAGCCAATTATCCAGCTGCCAACCATAAAGGTTTTCTGCAGATGAGTAGCCTTCCCAGTTATCCCGACGATGCCGGAACTATAGTTGTGCTGCAGCCGGACAAACGAGTGGCCGATCGTTTCAGCTATAGTTCGGAAATGCATTTCGCACTGCTTGATGATGTCAATGGAGTGTCGCTGGAACGCATTCGGTTAGATGGCGAAACTATAGCCAACAATTTCCATTCGGCGGCTACAACTATAGGGGCCACACCGGGCTATAAAAATTCGCAGTCGCGGGATGGCGCAGCGGCGCAGCAGGCTTTTAAAGTAGAGCCACAGGTTTTCTCGCCGGACGGCGATGGGTTTGAAGACTTTACAACTATAAACTATAACACAAGCCAGGCTGGCCTAACCGTGAACATCACCGTTTTTGATGCACAGGGCCGTGAAATTCACAAACTGGTGCGCAATGAGCTGTTGGCAGAAAACGGTTTTTTCAGGTGGGACGGACTGAAACAGGACGGCTCCAAAGCGGCTATCGGGTACTATATTTTCTACATCGAGCTTTTCGGGATGAACGGCGAGAAAAGTGTACACAAAGAGAAAGTAGTGGTGGGTGGTAGGTTATAA
- a CDS encoding aspartate-semialdehyde dehydrogenase, with protein sequence MKVAVVGATGLVGGEILKVLAERNFPVTELMLVASERSVGKQMEFKGKQIKVIGMQNAIAAAPNIAIFSAGGSTSTEWAPKFAEVGTVVVDNSSAWRMDPTKKLVVPEINAKELTKEDKIIANPNCSTIQMVVALNKLHEELKAKRIVVSTYQSVTGTGVKAVEQLMNERAGKEGEMAYPYPIDLNVLPHIDVFTDNGYTKEEMKMILETKKIMGDDSIRVTATAVRIPVMGGHSESVNVEFERDFTLDEVYRILGETEGVKVVDDVKNLQYPMPKDAHGKDDVLVGRVRLDETQPRTVNMWIVADNLRKGAATNAVQIAEYLVKHELV encoded by the coding sequence ATGAAAGTAGCAGTAGTAGGCGCCACCGGATTGGTAGGCGGCGAAATTTTGAAAGTACTGGCGGAGCGTAACTTCCCGGTAACAGAGTTGATGTTGGTTGCTTCTGAGAGATCTGTTGGTAAACAGATGGAGTTTAAGGGTAAACAGATAAAGGTTATCGGGATGCAGAACGCGATCGCGGCTGCCCCGAACATTGCCATTTTCTCTGCCGGCGGAAGCACCTCTACCGAGTGGGCTCCAAAATTTGCCGAAGTAGGTACTGTTGTCGTGGACAACTCGTCGGCGTGGCGCATGGACCCTACCAAAAAGCTGGTAGTACCGGAAATTAACGCCAAAGAACTGACCAAAGAAGATAAGATAATCGCTAACCCAAACTGCTCTACAATACAAATGGTGGTGGCCCTGAACAAGCTGCACGAAGAGCTGAAGGCGAAGCGTATTGTGGTAAGTACCTACCAGTCGGTAACAGGCACGGGCGTAAAGGCGGTGGAGCAGCTTATGAACGAGCGTGCCGGCAAAGAAGGCGAGATGGCTTATCCATACCCGATCGACCTGAACGTGTTGCCGCATATTGACGTGTTCACAGACAACGGTTACACCAAAGAGGAAATGAAGATGATCCTGGAAACCAAGAAGATCATGGGTGACGATTCTATCCGGGTTACTGCTACCGCAGTGCGCATTCCGGTAATGGGGGGCCACTCGGAGTCGGTGAACGTGGAATTTGAGAGAGATTTTACGCTGGATGAAGTTTACCGCATTTTAGGCGAAACCGAAGGCGTAAAGGTAGTAGACGACGTGAAAAACCTGCAGTACCCGATGCCGAAAGATGCCCACGGGAAAGACGACGTGTTGGTTGGCCGCGTACGCTTAGATGAGACCCAGCCCCGCACGGTAAATATGTGGATAGTTGCCGATAACCTGCGCAAAGGCGCTGCTACCAATGCCGTGCAAATTGCCGAGTATCTGGTAAAGCATGAACTTGTGTAG
- a CDS encoding peroxiredoxin family protein has product MTYDDFLAIIRKNPRVSFQSEYNERGEVTTILYEPDGNGTTKLDPSLRPQPNSPFPAFIFETTSGEKIESAQLKGKIIVLYFNMAFKEPFASQKVFMAYENTLKTSLKRDNIAPIILSHSSADEISEFTQKVSVPYPIVASSTNFFHKYVVLNLPSYIVINKDGTLCAYADDLTELKQALSRAK; this is encoded by the coding sequence ATGACCTACGATGACTTTCTTGCCATCATTAGAAAAAATCCTCGTGTAAGTTTTCAGAGTGAATATAATGAAAGAGGGGAGGTAACTACTATCTTATATGAGCCTGATGGTAATGGAACTACCAAATTAGACCCAAGTCTACGCCCACAACCAAACTCACCTTTCCCTGCATTTATTTTTGAAACTACATCCGGTGAGAAGATTGAGTCTGCACAGCTGAAAGGAAAAATAATTGTATTGTACTTTAACATGGCTTTTAAAGAGCCATTTGCTTCACAAAAGGTTTTCATGGCTTATGAAAACACATTGAAAACCTCGCTGAAAAGGGATAATATAGCACCTATTATTCTTAGCCATAGTTCAGCAGATGAAATTTCTGAATTTACACAAAAGGTAAGTGTTCCGTATCCAATTGTAGCCAGCAGCACGAATTTCTTCCACAAGTATGTAGTGCTTAATCTTCCATCATACATAGTTATCAACAAGGATGGCACTCTCTGCGCTTATGCTGATGATTTAACCGAACTGAAACAGGCTTTATCCAGAGCAAAATAA
- a CDS encoding PLDc N-terminal domain-containing protein encodes METVTPDIGLIFWQMVIFSGLPLFLISWIMILVTKRLDATNKLVWLIGTLFLPVIGPLLFFFRYSSLKKPTNSQA; translated from the coding sequence ATGGAAACAGTAACACCCGACATTGGCTTAATATTCTGGCAGATGGTCATATTTTCAGGATTGCCTTTATTTCTGATCTCCTGGATAATGATATTGGTGACAAAAAGGCTTGATGCCACAAATAAGCTTGTGTGGCTCATTGGAACACTGTTTCTGCCGGTTATTGGTCCGCTACTTTTCTTCTTCAGATATTCATCTCTTAAAAAACCGACCAACTCACAGGCCTAA
- a CDS encoding GNAT family N-acetyltransferase: MADDTRILPELGLQLTPYWPDQEAIDTFPKIIRNLELVPEPSGFESYMVVHRYSMTVIGDAGFKGLPNENGEVDLGYAIITQAQHNGYGLEVAKGLASWAFRQPGVESITARCLLDNIPSARVLEKMGMQEINRDEKLIHWKLCKSSPESTIAK; this comes from the coding sequence ATGGCAGACGATACAAGAATCCTTCCGGAACTTGGTCTGCAGCTTACCCCATACTGGCCCGATCAGGAAGCCATAGATACCTTCCCGAAGATCATCAGGAACCTGGAACTGGTACCGGAGCCAAGCGGTTTTGAGTCGTATATGGTGGTGCACAGGTACAGCATGACCGTAATTGGCGATGCCGGTTTTAAAGGCCTGCCAAACGAGAACGGTGAAGTGGATCTTGGGTATGCTATTATAACACAGGCGCAGCATAACGGCTATGGTCTGGAAGTAGCAAAAGGTCTGGCAAGCTGGGCATTCAGGCAACCAGGTGTAGAGTCCATTACCGCAAGGTGCCTGTTAGATAATATACCATCGGCCAGGGTGCTGGAAAAAATGGGAATGCAGGAAATAAACCGCGACGAAAAGTTGATTCATTGGAAGCTGTGCAAGTCGAGCCCGGAATCAACTATAGCTAAATAA
- a CDS encoding FAD-dependent monooxygenase, protein MQTMKVIVVGGGIGGLCAALALQKQGIETIVYEAAPELKPVGAGVGLAANAIQGLASLGVSDAVIARGKELEALTIFDEHDHIITNQDTRPLSKKYGISNFVIHRADLHDVLAQNLKPGTLQLNKRCQTINQQNNRVLVTFTDGTQTIADLLIAADGINSVIRQHLLPESKPRYAGYTCWRGVIQNPGVTINHMISAETWAPQGRVGMASLPGNRIYWYACINAPENDPRMRQMTPAQLAAHFTGVHKPVQQVLAATRPDQLIWGDIADLKPLKKFVYNRMVLLGDAAHATTPNMGQGACQAIEDAVVLGQCLAQHATIVSALANYEKRRLARTAKVIRLSRMLGWVSQWENPLLVKVRNAVFRATPAFITQQQMEDLYRVDF, encoded by the coding sequence ATGCAGACCATGAAAGTTATAGTAGTTGGCGGCGGAATTGGTGGGTTGTGCGCAGCTCTCGCGTTGCAGAAGCAGGGCATCGAAACTATAGTTTACGAAGCCGCTCCGGAACTGAAACCCGTTGGGGCAGGCGTTGGCCTGGCAGCTAATGCCATTCAGGGCCTGGCAAGTCTAGGCGTTTCTGATGCCGTAATTGCCCGGGGCAAGGAGCTGGAAGCGCTTACCATCTTCGACGAACATGATCACATCATTACCAACCAGGACACACGCCCGCTAAGCAAAAAGTATGGCATCAGCAATTTTGTGATACACCGCGCCGATTTGCATGATGTGCTGGCCCAAAACCTGAAACCAGGTACGCTACAGCTCAACAAACGCTGCCAGACTATTAATCAGCAAAACAACCGGGTGCTGGTAACTTTTACCGATGGCACGCAAACTATAGCCGACCTCCTGATTGCGGCAGATGGTATCAATTCTGTGATCCGGCAGCATCTTTTACCTGAAAGCAAGCCGCGTTATGCCGGTTATACCTGCTGGCGTGGTGTTATCCAAAATCCAGGTGTAACTATAAACCACATGATATCCGCGGAAACATGGGCACCACAGGGCAGGGTTGGTATGGCTTCTCTTCCCGGTAACCGAATTTACTGGTACGCCTGCATTAACGCCCCCGAAAACGACCCGCGTATGCGCCAGATGACGCCTGCACAACTGGCAGCGCATTTTACAGGGGTACATAAGCCCGTACAGCAAGTGCTGGCAGCTACCAGACCCGATCAGCTTATCTGGGGAGACATTGCCGACCTGAAACCCTTGAAAAAGTTTGTTTATAACCGTATGGTTTTGCTCGGAGATGCTGCGCATGCCACCACGCCCAATATGGGTCAGGGGGCCTGCCAGGCGATAGAAGATGCCGTAGTGCTGGGGCAATGCCTGGCGCAACACGCAACTATAGTTTCAGCTTTAGCTAACTATGAAAAGCGCAGACTAGCCCGCACTGCAAAAGTGATCCGGTTATCCAGAATGCTGGGCTGGGTATCGCAGTGGGAGAATCCTTTGCTGGTAAAGGTGCGCAATGCTGTTTTCAGGGCTACGCCGGCCTTTATAACACAGCAGCAAATGGAAGACCTGTACCGTGTGGATTTTTAG
- a CDS encoding lysylphosphatidylglycerol synthase transmembrane domain-containing protein, with protein sequence MDQNQKTILKSFSPVKVLIPVVLGLGATAWLFIKDDKLGDLASIADANMWWLAAALLVLLIRDFGYIYRIRALTDKFLTWRNSLDVIMLWEFASAVTPSVVGGTTVATIILNKEGIPLGKSLAYVMLTAVLDNMFFILAAPIALLATQGEVFPTFGLDPSDISKLKWAFYVSYSLIALYTFLMIYALFVRPRAFKWLLLKITSIKFLRKWRVQAFQHGNEIIWASQQLRGKNTAYWSKAILSTIFVWCARYFLLNCLIAAFVDVSLSEHMLIISRNLIFWIVMLIAITPGGAGIVEMAFPSFFGLFLGGFSNVVVMLYRLITYYPYLILGSIFLPKWIAKVFGRSAVEKQEFVSEIRR encoded by the coding sequence ATGGATCAGAACCAAAAAACCATACTTAAAAGTTTTAGCCCGGTAAAGGTATTAATACCTGTAGTGCTGGGCCTGGGTGCTACCGCCTGGTTGTTTATAAAAGATGATAAGCTGGGTGACCTGGCCAGTATAGCCGATGCCAATATGTGGTGGCTGGCGGCGGCGCTATTAGTGCTTCTTATCCGCGACTTCGGGTACATTTACCGCATCCGTGCCCTTACCGATAAATTCCTGACCTGGCGTAACAGCCTGGATGTGATCATGCTCTGGGAGTTTGCTTCGGCAGTTACCCCATCGGTTGTAGGCGGTACCACGGTGGCCACCATTATCCTGAACAAAGAAGGAATTCCGCTGGGCAAATCGCTGGCGTATGTGATGCTGACGGCCGTGCTGGATAACATGTTCTTTATTCTGGCAGCCCCGATTGCACTGCTGGCCACACAAGGCGAAGTGTTCCCGACCTTTGGCCTGGACCCTTCGGACATCAGCAAACTGAAGTGGGCATTTTATGTGAGCTATAGTTTGATCGCGCTCTATACTTTCCTGATGATCTATGCTTTATTTGTAAGGCCGCGGGCATTTAAATGGCTGTTGCTGAAGATCACATCCATTAAGTTTTTGCGTAAGTGGCGCGTACAGGCATTTCAGCATGGCAACGAGATCATCTGGGCATCGCAGCAGCTGAGAGGTAAAAATACCGCTTACTGGAGCAAAGCCATCCTTTCTACCATTTTTGTGTGGTGCGCCCGTTACTTCCTGCTCAACTGCCTGATCGCGGCTTTTGTAGATGTAAGTTTAAGCGAACACATGCTTATTATCTCCCGCAACCTGATCTTCTGGATTGTAATGCTGATCGCTATTACGCCAGGTGGAGCAGGTATAGTTGAAATGGCCTTCCCTAGCTTCTTTGGCCTGTTCCTGGGTGGTTTCAGTAATGTGGTGGTCATGTTGTACCGTTTAATCACTTACTATCCTTATCTCATACTGGGTTCTATCTTTCTTCCAAAGTGGATTGCCAAGGTGTTTGGCCGCAGCGCGGTGGAGAAGCAGGAGTTTGTTTCTGAAATCAGAAGATAG
- a CDS encoding segregation and condensation protein A, translated as MSFEIKLPLFEGPFDLLLFFIERDELDIHDIPIFQITNEFMSYIRQLEQLNIEVASDFILTAATLMRIKAKMLLPRTEKDEEGNEIDPRQELVQHLLEYKKYKSAVPALSEMEDLRLAQENRGNIHDELQVIANANNFEYELQDLNLYKLMRVFDKVMNRYEAEQNRPKHTVIQYPYTIEGQRNVILKLVTERQRTTFSEVISQFPDKIGMIFNFLAILDMLQLNLIGIEVGEGFNDFTITIAEGQAAQVTQLLVE; from the coding sequence GTGAGTTTCGAGATAAAATTACCGTTGTTTGAGGGGCCGTTCGACCTGCTGCTTTTTTTTATTGAGCGCGATGAGCTGGACATACACGATATTCCGATCTTCCAGATCACGAATGAGTTTATGAGCTACATACGGCAACTGGAGCAACTGAACATTGAAGTAGCCAGCGATTTTATATTGACGGCTGCCACGCTGATGCGTATTAAGGCTAAAATGCTGCTGCCCCGCACCGAGAAAGACGAAGAAGGCAACGAAATTGACCCGCGCCAGGAACTGGTACAGCACCTGCTGGAGTATAAAAAATATAAAAGTGCGGTGCCGGCCTTATCAGAAATGGAAGACCTGCGCCTTGCCCAGGAAAACCGCGGCAACATACACGACGAGTTACAGGTAATTGCCAACGCCAACAATTTTGAGTACGAGCTGCAGGACCTGAACCTCTACAAACTGATGCGGGTGTTTGATAAGGTAATGAACCGCTACGAAGCTGAGCAGAACCGCCCGAAGCATACTGTTATCCAATACCCGTATACGATAGAAGGCCAGCGTAATGTAATTCTAAAACTGGTGACGGAGCGCCAGCGCACTACTTTTTCAGAGGTAATAAGCCAGTTTCCGGATAAAATAGGAATGATCTTTAATTTTCTGGCAATACTGGATATGCTGCAGCTAAACCTGATCGGGATTGAAGTAGGCGAAGGATTTAATGATTTTACAATAACTATAGCCGAAGGGCAGGCTGCCCAGGTTACACAACTGCTGGTTGAGTAG